Proteins encoded together in one Bacteroides ovatus window:
- a CDS encoding DNA topoisomerase 3, with amino-acid sequence MIVCIAEKPSVARDIAEVLGAHTRKEGYIEGNGYQVTWTFGHLCTLKEPHEYTPNWKSWNLGSLPMIPPRFGIKLIENPTYEKQFHIIEGLMQNADEIINCGDAGQEGELIQRWVMQKAGARCPVKRLWISSLTEEAIREGFAKLKDQTDFQSLYEAGLSRAMGDWLLGMNATRLYTIKYGQNKQVLSIGRVQTPTLALIVNRQLEIANFEPKQYWELKTNYRDTTFSALIRKSDEEIAAEEEKNGGKKKIDNPGIDPIANREEGEALVERIKDLPFVVTSVGKKDGREFAPRLFDLTSLQVECNKKFAYSADETLKLIQSLYEKKVATYPRVDTTFLSDDIYPKCPAILKGLRDYEVLTAPLAGTTLPKSKKVFDNSKVTDHHAIIPTGVYAQNLTDMERRVYDLIARRFIAVFYPDCKISTTTVMGEVDKIEFRVTGKQILEPGWRVVFAKDVKDPTEEKEEEDENVLPTFVKGESGPHIPDLNEKWTQPPRPYTEATLLRAMETAGKLVDNDELRDALKENGIGRPSTRAAIIETLFKRNYIRKERKNLIATPTGVELVQLIHEELLKSAELTGIWEKKLREIEKKTYDARQFLEELKQMVSEIVMSVLSDNTNRRITIQDAVAAKAEEKEKKETKKRERKPSAPKEKKPKTEKAVSEVSSNSAPSPAPVTTPASIPSATGDVDTFVGQPCPLCGKGIIIKGKTAYGCSEWRNGCTFRKNF; translated from the coding sequence ATGATAGTTTGCATAGCCGAAAAGCCATCAGTAGCACGCGATATAGCCGAAGTACTCGGCGCTCATACCAGAAAAGAAGGATATATAGAAGGAAACGGATACCAGGTGACCTGGACATTCGGGCATCTTTGTACCCTGAAAGAGCCGCATGAATACACGCCTAACTGGAAATCATGGAATTTAGGTAGCCTGCCAATGATTCCTCCACGTTTCGGCATCAAGTTGATAGAGAATCCTACCTACGAAAAACAATTCCACATTATCGAGGGACTGATGCAGAACGCAGATGAAATCATCAACTGCGGTGATGCCGGGCAAGAGGGAGAATTGATTCAGCGTTGGGTGATGCAGAAAGCAGGTGCACGCTGTCCGGTGAAACGTCTGTGGATTTCTTCATTGACAGAAGAAGCTATCCGGGAAGGGTTTGCGAAGCTGAAAGATCAGACAGATTTTCAGTCACTCTATGAAGCCGGACTTTCTCGTGCGATGGGTGACTGGCTATTAGGAATGAACGCCACCCGTCTTTACACCATTAAATACGGTCAAAATAAACAGGTACTCTCTATCGGTCGTGTACAGACACCGACTCTGGCACTGATTGTCAACCGTCAGTTGGAAATAGCCAATTTCGAACCCAAGCAATACTGGGAACTGAAAACCAACTATCGGGATACCACTTTTTCCGCACTTATCCGCAAAAGTGATGAAGAAATTGCTGCGGAAGAAGAAAAGAACGGTGGAAAAAAGAAAATAGATAATCCGGGTATCGACCCTATCGCTAACCGGGAAGAAGGCGAGGCATTGGTAGAACGCATAAAGGATCTTCCGTTTGTAGTCACTAGTGTTGGCAAGAAAGATGGGAGAGAGTTCGCCCCACGTTTGTTCGACTTGACTTCTCTTCAGGTAGAATGTAACAAGAAATTCGCTTATTCGGCTGATGAAACGCTGAAACTAATCCAGTCTCTTTATGAGAAGAAGGTAGCTACCTATCCGCGTGTCGATACCACTTTCTTGAGTGATGATATTTACCCGAAATGTCCCGCTATCCTGAAAGGACTCCGTGATTACGAAGTCTTGACGGCTCCGTTAGCCGGCACTACACTTCCTAAATCGAAAAAGGTATTTGACAACTCGAAGGTGACGGATCACCACGCCATTATCCCCACCGGAGTCTATGCTCAAAACCTGACGGATATGGAACGTCGTGTCTATGACTTGATAGCCCGTCGTTTTATAGCCGTATTCTATCCGGACTGTAAGATTTCTACTACTACCGTCATGGGAGAAGTGGATAAGATAGAATTCCGGGTAACCGGAAAACAAATTCTGGAACCGGGATGGCGTGTCGTGTTTGCAAAGGACGTAAAAGATCCTACTGAAGAAAAAGAGGAAGAGGATGAAAATGTACTCCCTACCTTTGTGAAGGGTGAAAGTGGTCCTCACATTCCCGACTTGAACGAGAAATGGACACAGCCGCCCAGACCTTATACCGAAGCGACACTGCTCCGTGCAATGGAAACAGCCGGAAAACTGGTGGATAATGATGAACTTCGTGATGCCTTGAAGGAGAATGGTATCGGCCGGCCGTCTACCCGTGCTGCCATCATTGAAACACTGTTCAAACGAAATTATATCCGTAAGGAGAGAAAGAACCTGATTGCCACCCCGACAGGAGTGGAGTTGGTGCAGCTCATTCACGAAGAATTATTGAAATCGGCGGAACTGACAGGTATTTGGGAAAAGAAGCTTCGCGAAATTGAAAAGAAGACATACGATGCCCGCCAGTTTCTCGAAGAACTGAAACAGATGGTTTCGGAAATAGTGATGAGTGTACTTTCTGATAATACAAACCGACGCATTACTATTCAGGATGCAGTAGCTGCAAAGGCTGAAGAGAAAGAAAAGAAAGAAACTAAAAAGCGAGAACGTAAACCGAGTGCACCGAAAGAAAAGAAACCGAAAACAGAAAAAGCGGTAAGTGAAGTGAGTTCTAATTCGGCACCTTCTCCGGCTCCGGTTACTACTCCTGCTTCAATTCCTTCTGCTACAGGTGATGTAGATACGTTTGTAGGTCAGCCATGTCCGCTTTGTGGTAAGGGAATTATTATTAAAGGAAAAACCGCTTACGGATGTTCGGAATGGAGAAATGGATGTACTTTCCGGAAAAATTTCTAA
- a CDS encoding endonuclease/exonuclease/phosphatase family protein yields the protein MKNMISYICLLATVFANLSCADDMDNSKFDNMIPYGKQEVSYTYPKGEGNLRVLTFNIRHCAGNDDVINYDRTAAVINGMEPDVVCLQEVDYMTTRSNKVDQLKTLADKTGMNHYFSKSIAYQGGEYGNGLLFKGTPISTKTYPLPGAELRSAAIAEFENYVVISTHLALEENNRVESAKQLTDLAKTYNKVVYMAGDFNEDLMNGTFFTELKKEWEVVSSTENTFPTGQATKRIDFVVTLKTPPTTVVKSNVIYNLDGVNVAITSDHYPLYCDFKKPTGLEEYPKAEGDLRIGNYFLTYCKGTDGVIDYDRTGRIIAKMNADIVCLQGLDKETERSEGIDQLNVLAQKANMHDYFAKVIDYKGGEFGVGILTKEEPVSVDRYQMAGKSEMRAAMVVEYEKFVVASTNFDTDMAKRIEALQTLETKLSAYNKPAFLLGYFNEGDLESEFFQMVKSNWNLLSADKSTEVSGKKRRLDFIVSLKSHNVNVTQADVIESLSGVDVTVASTHYPLFCDFSGLK from the coding sequence ATGAAAAATATGATTTCTTATATATGTCTTTTGGCAACCGTGTTTGCCAACTTGTCCTGTGCCGACGACATGGACAACTCTAAATTCGATAATATGATACCTTACGGTAAACAGGAAGTTTCCTATACTTATCCGAAAGGGGAGGGGAACCTTAGAGTGTTGACCTTTAATATAAGGCATTGTGCCGGTAACGATGACGTGATTAATTATGACAGGACAGCCGCTGTTATCAACGGAATGGAACCCGATGTCGTTTGCCTGCAGGAAGTGGACTACATGACTACCCGCAGTAATAAAGTCGACCAATTGAAAACCTTGGCGGATAAAACAGGCATGAATCACTATTTTAGTAAGTCAATCGCTTACCAGGGTGGTGAATACGGTAATGGCCTTTTGTTCAAAGGGACGCCGATCAGCACGAAGACTTATCCCCTTCCCGGTGCCGAACTCCGTTCTGCTGCCATAGCCGAATTTGAGAACTATGTAGTTATCTCCACCCACTTGGCTTTGGAAGAGAATAATAGAGTTGAATCTGCAAAACAGCTCACAGACCTTGCCAAAACATATAATAAAGTGGTTTATATGGCTGGTGACTTTAACGAGGACTTGATGAATGGCACATTCTTTACGGAACTGAAGAAAGAATGGGAGGTTGTCAGTTCTACAGAAAACACTTTTCCTACCGGACAGGCTACCAAACGGATTGATTTTGTCGTTACTTTGAAAACTCCACCTACCACTGTGGTAAAATCGAATGTAATATACAACCTGGATGGTGTCAACGTAGCAATAACTTCCGACCATTATCCACTTTATTGTGATTTTAAGAAGCCGACCGGACTTGAAGAATATCCGAAGGCAGAAGGTGACCTGCGCATAGGTAACTATTTCCTGACCTATTGTAAAGGTACAGATGGCGTGATTGATTACGACCGGACAGGACGTATTATCGCCAAAATGAATGCGGATATTGTCTGCTTGCAGGGACTGGATAAGGAGACGGAACGTTCGGAAGGTATCGACCAGTTGAACGTACTGGCACAGAAAGCAAATATGCATGATTATTTTGCTAAAGTCATTGATTATAAAGGCGGTGAATTCGGTGTTGGTATACTGACAAAAGAAGAACCTGTAAGTGTAGACAGATACCAAATGGCGGGAAAGAGCGAGATGCGTGCAGCCATGGTAGTGGAATATGAAAAGTTTGTAGTAGCCAGTACCAACTTCGATACGGATATGGCAAAGCGTATAGAGGCCCTTCAAACGTTAGAAACGAAACTGTCTGCCTATAATAAACCTGCATTCTTGTTAGGATACTTCAATGAGGGCGACTTGGAAAGCGAATTTTTCCAAATGGTGAAGAGTAACTGGAATCTTCTTAGTGCCGATAAGTCTACCGAAGTCAGTGGTAAGAAACGTCGCCTTGACTTTATCGTGTCTTTGAAGAGTCACAACGTAAATGTGACACAGGCTGATGTGATAGAAAGTCTGTCGGGAGTAGATGTGACCGTTGCTTCTACACATTATCCTCTTTTTTGTGATTTCTCCGGTTTAAAATAG